In Quercus robur chromosome 11, dhQueRobu3.1, whole genome shotgun sequence, the following proteins share a genomic window:
- the LOC126706207 gene encoding uncharacterized protein LOC126706207 — protein MLMAIVEATPPDVAKSPTYARCLIKKYKYCYNLKLVCPKSCPHKCTVDCVSCKSMCAGYKSPPPPQTPTHSPPSYSPPSPPTKTPTPPTASTPPPSPPTSSPSPPPPAPTTPTPPTTSSPPPSIPSSPTPPSPTPPSPSPPPSTPSPTPPAATPPPSFPTPSPPISSSPPLTPKTVKCKNKKYPQCYNMEQVCPSSCPGGCEVDCVTCKPVCSCDRPGAVCQDPRFIGGDGITFYFHGKKDRDFCLLSDSNLHINAHFIGKRNQNMKRDFTWVQSIAILFEKHQLFIGAQKTATWEDSIDRLTLSFDNEPITLTEVEGATWQSTSSPSVFVNRLADTNSVMVEVEGSFRITAKVVPITKEDSRIHNYGITKEDSFAHLDLGFKFLSLSNEVSGVLGQTYRPDYVSRVNIGATMPVLGGDKNFETSSLFSTDCAVARFGGSDGEASLENLELPSLICASGIDGQGVICRR, from the exons ATGCTAATGGCAATAGTAGAGGCAACTCCTCCAGATGTTGCCAAGAGCCCGACCTATGCAAGATGCTTGATAAAGAAGTACAAGTATTGCTATAATCTGAAGCTTGTATGCCCCAAATCTTGCCCTCACAAATGCACGGTGGACTGTGTCTCTTGTAAATCAATGTGTGCTGGTTACAAAAGCCCTCCTCCACCTCAGACTCCAACCCATTCACCTCCATCATATTCTCCTCCATCACCTCCTACAAAAACTCCCACTCCTCCAACTGCTTCTACTCCACCCCCATCTCCTCCAACTtcttcaccatcaccaccacctccTGCTCCCACAACTCCTACCCCTCCAACTACTTCCTCTCCACCTCCCTCTATTCCAAGTTCTCCAACACCACCTAGTCCTACCCCGCCATCACCATCACCTCCACCATCAACACCTTCTCCAACACCTCCTGCTGCAACTCCTCCTCCGTCATTTCCTACCCCATCTCCGCCGATTTCCTCCTCACCTCCACTAACTCCAAAGACTGTCAAATGCAAGAATAAGAAATACCCTCAGTGTTACAATATGGAGCAAGTATGTCCCAGCTCATGCCCTGGTGGATGTGAGGTTGATTGTGTCACTTGCAAGCCTGTTTGCA GCTGTGATAGGCCAGGAGCAGTTTGCCAAGACCCTCGATTTATAGGCGGGGATGGCATCACCTTCTACTTCCACGGCAAGAAAGATCGTGACTTTTGTCTTTTATCGGACTCCAACCTCCATATTAATGCACATTTCATTGGCAAACGAAACCAGAACATGAAGAGGGACTTCACTTGGGTCCAATCCATTGcaattctctttgaaaaacACCAACTTTTCATCGGTGCACAAAAAACTGCCACATGGGAAGACTCCATTGATCGTCTCACCCTCAGCTTCGACAACGAGCCTATTACCCTCACCGAAGTAGAAGGTGCTACGTGGCAATCCACAAGCTCTCCAAGTGTTTTTGTCAATAGGCTAGCTGACACTAACAGTGTCATGGTTGAAGTTGAAGGAAGCTTTAGGATCACAGCCAAGGTTGTGCCTATAACCAAAGAAGACTCTAGGATTCATAACTATGGTATAACCAAAGAGGATTCATTTGCTCATCTCGACCTTGGGTTCAAGTTTTTATCTCTGAGCAACGAAGTGAGTGGTGTTTTGGGCCAAACATACAGACCCGACTATGTGAGTCGTGTAAATATTGGAGCTACCATGCCTGTACTGGGAGGGGACAagaattttgaaacttcaagCCTGTTTTCCACGGACTGTGCTGTTGCTAGGTTTGGTGGGTCTGACGGAGAAGCTTCTTTGGAGAATTTAGAGTTGCCCAGCTTGATCTGTGCTAGTGGGATTGATGGGCAAGGAGTTATATGCAGGAGATAG